In the genome of Trueperaceae bacterium, one region contains:
- a CDS encoding Type 1 glutamine amidotransferase-like domain-containing protein, translating to MKLLLTSAGVKNPSIHAALVDLLGKPIAECDALAIPTAGYGHPMVKPTGAYSFLTGQSTTPMVELGWRSVGVLELTALPSIDPDRWTPWVHAADVLLVNGGDALYLAHWMRESGLAAMLSALEDKVWVGLSAGSMVMTPRIGREFMGWQPPDDSDAALGLVDFSIFPHVDHPDLPTNTMAAAEKWAAKLGNPAYAVDDDTAFKVVDGQVEVVSEGHWQYFEA from the coding sequence ATGAAGCTGCTGCTCACGTCCGCCGGCGTCAAGAACCCCAGCATCCACGCGGCCCTGGTGGACCTCCTGGGGAAGCCGATCGCCGAGTGCGACGCCCTCGCCATCCCCACCGCCGGCTACGGACACCCCATGGTCAAGCCCACCGGCGCGTACAGCTTCCTGACGGGGCAGTCCACGACACCGATGGTCGAGCTGGGGTGGAGGTCCGTGGGGGTCCTCGAGCTGACCGCCCTCCCCAGCATCGATCCGGACCGGTGGACGCCTTGGGTCCACGCCGCCGACGTTCTGCTGGTGAACGGTGGCGACGCCCTCTACCTCGCCCACTGGATGCGCGAGTCGGGCCTGGCGGCGATGCTGTCTGCGCTGGAGGACAAGGTGTGGGTGGGCCTGAGCGCCGGCAGCATGGTCATGACGCCGCGCATAGGTCGGGAGTTCATGGGTTGGCAGCCACCCGACGACAGCGACGCCGCGCTGGGGCTCGTCGACTTCTCGATCTTCCCCCACGTCGACCATCCGGACCTCCCGACGAACACGATGGCCGCCGCCGAGAAGTGGGCGGCGAAGCTCGGGAACCCCGCCTACGCCGTGGACGACGACACCGCGTTCAAGGTCGTGGACGGCCAGGTGGAGGTGGTATCCGAGGGGCACTGGCAGTACTTCGAGGCGTAG
- the gdhA gene encoding NADP-specific glutamate dehydrogenase translates to MPSATLDSSDALREIFARIERRNQGERDFLQAVDEVLSSLGPLVAKHPEYLEDKLIDRICEPERQVIFRVPWVDDQGQVHVNRGFRIQFNSALGPYKGGLRFHPTVTLDTVKFLAFEQIFKNALTGMPIGAGKGGSDFDPKGRSEHEVMRFCQSFMTELHRHLGEYTDVPAGDIGVGEREIGYLFGQYKRMTNRYEAGVLTGKGLDWSGSRVRKEATGYGCVYFAEEMMAARGESLDGRTCVVSGSGNVAIYTVEKLQQLGARVVACSDSGGRVYDPDGIDLDLLKELKEVRRRRISDYVEHRPRADYKAGGTVWEVPCEVAFPSATQNELNGADAERLIANGVVAVAEGANMPCTPDAVRAFQRAGVAFGPGKAANAGGVATSALEMQQNASRDRWSFDKTDQRLRDIMRSIHRRCREAAEEFGRPDDYVLGANIAGFRKVARATRALGIV, encoded by the coding sequence ATGCCGAGCGCCACGCTGGACAGCAGCGACGCCCTGCGGGAGATCTTCGCCCGCATCGAGCGCCGCAACCAGGGGGAGCGCGACTTCCTGCAGGCCGTCGACGAGGTGCTCAGCAGCCTCGGGCCGCTGGTCGCGAAGCATCCCGAGTACCTGGAGGACAAGCTCATAGACCGCATCTGCGAGCCGGAGCGGCAGGTCATCTTCCGCGTGCCGTGGGTGGACGACCAGGGCCAGGTGCACGTGAACCGCGGCTTCCGCATCCAGTTCAACAGCGCGCTGGGGCCGTACAAGGGCGGGCTCCGCTTCCACCCCACCGTGACGCTCGACACCGTGAAGTTCCTGGCCTTCGAGCAGATCTTCAAGAACGCCCTCACCGGCATGCCCATCGGAGCGGGGAAGGGCGGCAGCGACTTCGACCCCAAGGGCAGGAGCGAGCACGAGGTCATGCGCTTCTGCCAGAGCTTCATGACCGAGCTGCACCGGCACCTGGGCGAGTACACCGACGTGCCGGCGGGCGACATCGGCGTGGGCGAGCGCGAGATCGGCTACCTGTTCGGCCAGTACAAGCGCATGACGAACCGCTACGAGGCGGGCGTGCTCACGGGCAAGGGCCTCGACTGGAGCGGGTCGCGCGTGCGCAAGGAGGCCACCGGGTACGGCTGCGTGTACTTCGCCGAGGAGATGATGGCGGCGCGCGGCGAGTCGCTGGATGGTCGCACCTGCGTGGTGAGCGGCTCGGGGAACGTGGCCATCTACACGGTCGAGAAGCTGCAGCAGCTAGGCGCGAGGGTCGTGGCCTGCAGCGACTCGGGAGGGCGCGTCTACGACCCGGACGGCATCGACCTCGACCTCCTCAAGGAGCTGAAGGAGGTGCGTCGCCGGCGCATCTCCGACTACGTCGAGCACAGGCCGCGCGCCGACTACAAGGCCGGCGGCACCGTCTGGGAGGTGCCTTGCGAGGTGGCGTTCCCCAGCGCCACCCAGAACGAGCTGAACGGCGCGGACGCCGAGAGGCTCATCGCGAACGGCGTCGTGGCCGTCGCCGAGGGCGCGAACATGCCCTGCACGCCCGACGCCGTGAGGGCGTTCCAGCGCGCCGGCGTGGCCTTCGGGCCGGGCAAGGCCGCGAACGCGGGCGGCGTGGCGACCTCGGCCCTGGAGATGCAGCAGAACGCCAGCCGCGACCGCTGGAGCTTCGACAAGACGGACCAGCGCCTGCGGGACATCATGAGGAGCATCCACCGTCGCTGCCGCGAGGCCGCCGAGGAGTTCGGCCGGCCGGACGACTACGTGCTGGGCGCGAACATCGCGGGTTTCCGGAAGGTGGCGCGGGCGACGCGGGCGCTGGGGATCGTCTGA
- a CDS encoding DUF4143 domain-containing protein, whose translation MKEVALPKFYWFDSGVLNAAAGAFEQPMPADWDGVLLEHLVLNEMRAYLHYSNSKGSPGYWATPHGTVVDIVWWRGDRMVAIEVKAARRYRLEFLHGIRSLRTAKPVPEAHVVYRGDEELRVDGVRVLPVATFLRLLHAGEVVG comes from the coding sequence GTGAAGGAGGTCGCCCTCCCGAAGTTCTACTGGTTCGACAGCGGGGTCCTGAACGCGGCCGCCGGCGCGTTCGAGCAGCCCATGCCCGCCGACTGGGACGGCGTGTTGCTCGAGCACCTGGTGCTGAACGAGATGCGCGCGTACCTGCACTACTCGAACTCGAAGGGCTCGCCCGGTTACTGGGCCACGCCGCACGGCACCGTGGTCGACATCGTCTGGTGGCGAGGCGACCGGATGGTGGCAATCGAGGTCAAGGCCGCGCGCCGGTACCGACTCGAGTTCCTCCACGGGATCCGCTCGCTGCGGACCGCGAAGCCCGTGCCGGAGGCGCACGTCGTGTACCGCGGAGACGAGGAGCTCCGCGTGGATGGCGTGCGCGTGCTGCCCGTCGCCACGTTCCTCAGGCTGCTGCACGCCGGCGAGGTGGTGGGCTGA
- the thpR gene encoding RNA 2',3'-cyclic phosphodiesterase, producing MPRLFIALPIADDVVTELARYERPGLGDWRWVRPDAMHLTLAFLGEVDEEVVPSAERALRLSAAGVRALDLSAAGVGAFPDQRRARVLWAGVGGDLRELAGLHAALTKALRGEGFEVDERPFHPHVTLARSRVPRPLPDGLDRARLFGRWRAAEVRLYESHLGPAGPRYEVRSVAALDSPRRVVE from the coding sequence ATGCCACGGCTCTTCATCGCCTTGCCGATCGCCGATGACGTGGTGACCGAGCTCGCCAGATACGAGCGCCCGGGCCTCGGCGACTGGCGGTGGGTGAGGCCCGACGCCATGCACCTCACGCTCGCGTTCCTGGGCGAGGTCGACGAGGAGGTCGTGCCGTCCGCGGAGCGGGCGCTGCGCCTGAGCGCTGCGGGCGTACGGGCGCTGGACCTCTCTGCCGCCGGCGTGGGCGCGTTCCCCGACCAGCGCCGGGCCCGAGTGCTGTGGGCGGGCGTGGGCGGCGACCTGCGCGAGCTCGCCGGGCTCCACGCCGCCCTCACCAAGGCGCTGCGGGGCGAGGGCTTCGAGGTGGACGAACGGCCCTTCCACCCTCACGTCACGCTGGCGCGCTCGCGGGTGCCCCGGCCGCTGCCCGACGGCCTCGACCGGGCACGGCTCTTCGGCCGCTGGCGCGCCGCGGAGGTGCGCCTCTACGAGAGCCACCTCGGCCCGGCGGGTCCGCGCTACGAGGTGAGGTCGGTGGCCGCGCTGGACAGCCCACGAAGGGTCGTCGAGTAG